From the genome of Hominilimicola fabiformis:
TGTTTTCCCCTTAATGACATCACAGGTACTCGGAGTTTATTCTTTCAAAACCCCGTGGTGCTATTCGAATATATAATAATATAACTCGATATGCACTTGTGATATGCGCGTATTAGTTAATTACGCGGCATTATTTCTTTTCCTTTGGCTTCTTGGCACCATACTTACTTCTTGACTGAAGACGTCCGTTTACACCCTGAGCATCAAGAGTACCTCTGATAATGTGGTATCTTGTACCAGGAAGGTCACGTACTCTTCCACCTCTGATAAGCACAACGCTATGTTCTTGTAGGTTGTGACCTATACCCGGGATGTAAGCTGTTACTTCAATACCGTTTGTAAGCTTAACTCTGGCAATCTTTCTTAGAGCTGAGTTAGGCTTCTTAGGTGTAGCAGTTCTTACAGCTGTACATACGCCTCTTTTTTGAGGTGAACTCTTGTCAGTAGTCTTCTTCTTTAGAGAGTTTAGACTCTTTTGAAGAGCTGGAGCAGTAGATTTCTTCTTTGATGTCTTTCTACCTGTTCTAACCAATTGATTAAATGTAGGCATATCGTGTTACACTTCCTTTCATAAATTTTTATATATTATCGCATATCATTAAGATATGTAATAAACTACTTTAATACGACGGCACAACTTGCACCGACTTCAATTTTGCACATATTCCCCAATTCCTTCATTGTAGAAATGAAGAACACAGGAGTATTGCTTTCTTCGGCAATTTTGCTTACTCCGTCTTTGATGTGGTCGTCACAGTCTTCGGCAACATATACTTTAGAAGCTTTGTTTTCGTTCAAAGCTCGTACAGCTTGTTTATAACCAACCTGCAACTTTGACCTTTCGGCATCACCAATCATGGTTTTGTCACACTCCGTATCTGAAAAATTGTACTTTGTCAAGCATATTATTTATAACACACTCAACTTATCAGATTATATATAAAAAAAATACATTTGTCAATAGTTTTTTTGAAGAAAATCGTTGATTTTACAAAGTGTTTTAAATGAGTCTGTAACATTTGTAACTTTATTACAAAATATGACAAGAAAACTGTAAAAATGTCGTTTTTATTTTGATAATATTAAAAAAAGATAACAAATAGATTTTAGTATTATTATTGTAAACCTGTCGAAATTAATTTTGAGTAGAAATGTTACATATGTTTAAAGAATGTTTCAGAACCGTTACTTGC
Proteins encoded in this window:
- the rpsL gene encoding 30S ribosomal protein S12, producing MPTFNQLVRTGRKTSKKKSTAPALQKSLNSLKKKTTDKSSPQKRGVCTAVRTATPKKPNSALRKIARVKLTNGIEVTAYIPGIGHNLQEHSVVLIRGGRVRDLPGTRYHIIRGTLDAQGVNGRLQSRSKYGAKKPKEKK
- a CDS encoding ribosomal L7Ae/L30e/S12e/Gadd45 family protein, with protein sequence MTKYNFSDTECDKTMIGDAERSKLQVGYKQAVRALNENKASKVYVAEDCDDHIKDGVSKIAEESNTPVFFISTMKELGNMCKIEVGASCAVVLK